Proteins encoded together in one Plasmodium brasilianum strain Bolivian I chromosome 4, whole genome shotgun sequence window:
- a CDS encoding hypothetical protein (Plasmodium exported protein) yields the protein MLIGKEYLEFQKGHSSLKEKIAELVNEDNDEFCRRINESIQDNNFKDQFNELIHASDNSGTIKSLKKTDSYGQSEILHHLKPTFSNDYKLNESKSKYKKFVNFMCRHKTLPNVLVILLSIILFVPITIDVPIHTSLGALMRTYHLFNKKKRNKKNLFKTKQY from the exons ATGTTAATTGGAAAAGAATATTTAGAATTCCAAAAAGGACATTCAtctttaaaagaaaaaatagcaGAATTAGTAAATGAAGACAATGATGAATTTTGTAGACGCATAAATGAATCCATCCAAGATAACAATTTTAAGGACCaatttaatgaattaattCATGCTTCTGACAATTCTGGG ACAAttaaatcattaaaaaaaacagattCATATGGTCAATCAGAAATATTACACCATTTAAAACCTACTTTTTCAAATGATTATAAATTGAATGAaagtaaaagtaaatataaaaaatttgtaaactTCATGTGTAGGCATAAAACATTGCCTAATGTCCTAGTAATCTTGttaagtataattttattcgtACCAATAACAATAGATGTCCCTATACATACTTCCCTTGGAGCATTAATGCGAACTTATCATTTGTTTAATAAGAAGAAacgcaataaaaaaaatttgtttaaaacaaaacaatactaa
- a CDS encoding hypothetical protein (Plasmodium exported protein) → MRKGEEKKKGGSKKKSPAVKSDNSGQKSKKETKVVKSGKKDKKNKGNKSGNICVSLIPKLLRGINKYFEKHVNKVYVSINEYKTCTDSSKKRTIIHQAIKNAFLAFAVPLVLFGVAIFFLIIENVLSMGSSSGVAATAGTLSIVNAIYMFKKYRQRSKQDNDCGLVCQIGLKADEFLGGVEGDGEEDEEEEEEEEDEEGDKEEEEEGDEEEEEVEDEEEEKEGDEEVKKKGKKKVGKKGVKKKGKTKVEDEDEEEEETKEGKKEGKKKEKAKEEEEDEEEVTKEGKKKGKKKEKAKEEEEDDEETKEGKKEGKKKEKAKEEEDDEEEVTKEGKKKGKKKDKAKLEEEDEEELTKERKKKGKKKVKAKEEEEDEEEVTKEGKKKGKKNVKAKEEEEDDEEVTKKGKKKGKKNVKAKEEEEDEEVTKEGKKKGGEKKEKAKEEEDEEVTKEEKKKGAKQEDKSKVEKVSEEAWKGDKEEAKRNQNADIEAEARKVE, encoded by the exons ATGAG AAAAggtgaagaaaaaaaaaaaggaggatCAAAAAAGAAATCACCTGCAGTTAAAAGTGATAATTCAGGACAAAAATCTAAAAAAGAAACTAAAGTTGTTAAGTCaggaaaaaaggataaaaaaaataaaggtaaTAAGTCAGGGAATATATGCGTGTCCCTTATACCTAAACTTCTTCGTgggataaataaatattttgaaaaacatGTAAATAAGGTATATGTTAGTATAAATGAGTACAAGACATGTACTGATTCTTCTAAAAAACGAACTATAATACATCAAGCTATAAAAAATGCCTTTTTAGCATTTGCTGTACCACTAGTACTTTTTGGAgtagcaattttttttcttattattgaGAATGTTCTTTCTATGGGATCGAGTTCTGGTGTTGCAGCAACAGCAGGTACTTTAAGTATTGTAAATgctatttatatgtttaaaaaatacagacAACGTTCAAAACAAGATAATGACTGTGGATTAGTATGTCAAATAGGATTAAAAGCTGATGAATTTTTAGGTGGTGTTGAAGGAGATGGAGAAGAAGATgaggaagaagaggaagaagaagaagatgaagaaggagataaagaggaagaagaagaaggagatgaagaagaagaagaagtagaagatgaagaagaagaaaaagaaggagATGAAGAAgttaaaaagaaaggaaaaaaaaaagtaggaaaaaaaggagttaaaaagaaaggaaaaacaaaagtgGAGGAcgaagatgaagaagaagaagaaacaaaggaaggaaaaaaagagggtaaaaaaaaagaaaaagcaaaagaagaggaggaagatgaagaagaagtAACGaaggaaggaaaaaaaaagggtaaaaaaaaagaaaaagcaaaagaagAGGAGGAAGATGACGAAGAAACaaaggaaggaaaaaaagagggtaaaaaaaaagaaaaggcaAAAGAAGAGGAGGACGATGAAGAAGAAGTAACGAaggaagggaaaaaaaagggtaaaaaaaaagataaagcaAAATTAGAGGAggaagatgaagaagaattaacgaaggaaagaaaaaaaaagggtaaaaaaaaagtaaaagcaaaagaagaggaggaagatgaagaagaagtAACGaaggaaggaaaaaaaaagggtaaaaaAAACGTAAAAGCAAAAGAAGAGGAGGAAGATGACGAAGAAGTAAcgaagaaaggaaaaaaaaagggtaaaaaAAACGTAAAAGCAAAAGAAGAGGAGGAAGATGAAGAAGTAACGaaggaaggaaaaaaaaaaggaggtgaaaaaaaagaaaaagcaaaagaagaggaagatgaagaagtaacaaaggaagaaaaaaaaaaaggagcaaAACAAGAAGATAAATCAAAAGTAGAAAAAGTAAGCGAAGAAGCATGGAAAGGAGATAAAGAAGAGGCAAAAAGAAATCAAAATGCAGATATAGAAGCAGAAGCAAGAAAAGtagaataa
- a CDS encoding hypothetical protein (Plasmodium exported protein): protein MAIFFICIKTLLRENKDKGKSKKDDVKENDRTKGKGKRKGKSKSNQGFKLTKKQKRSVLNRCFGGIDKTLEKQVGAAYASISDYKTCKDTGTKKKLMKTACKKSLLVLLGPFILIAIAVAFALAGAFGSMEGMYSGTAISGFLSILESFFMYKKYKKASKQETTVEAGAGGKAGEGEGSGLGILGGFGGVLGNALEGLGGIGGIGNMLGISGENHSEHGENHSEHGQNGEDDEEDEEKEDDDDEEEEKEREMEREREREREERKREREREERKRERERKERKREREREMERERERKEREREMEKERERELERQREDEEREREMEKERERELERQREDEEREREMEKERQREDEEREREREMEKERERELERQREDEEREREMEKERQREDEEREREREMEKERERELERQREHEEREREMEKERQREDEEREREMEKERQRELERQREDEEREREMQRLREQDEQEEREAKEKEYYY, encoded by the exons ATGGCtatattctttatttgtattaaaaC ATTATTAAGGGAAAACAAGGATAAaggaaaatcaaaaaaagatgatgtaaaagaaaatgatagaacgaaaggaaaaggaaaacgTAAAGgtaaaagtaaaagtaaTCAAGGTTTTAagttaacaaaaaaacaaaagagaTCTGTTCTAAATAGATGTTTTGGAGGGATAGATAAAACTTTAGAAAAACAGGTAGGTGCTGCATATGCTAGTATAAGTGATTATAAAACTTGTAAAGATACTggaacaaagaaaaaattaatgaagacTGCATGCAAGAAGTCTCTTTTAGTATTATTAGGtccatttatattaattgcTATAGCAGTTGCATTTGCTCTTGCTGGAGCTTTTGGTTCTATGGAAGGAATGTATAGTGGTACAGCAATATCAGGTTTTCTAAGTATTTTAgaatctttttttatgtacaagaaatacaaaaaagcTTCAAAACAAGAAACAACCGTAGAAGCAGGTGCAGGAGGAAAAGCGGGAGAGGGAGAAGGATCTGGATTGGGAATATTAGGAGGATTTGGTGGAGTATTAGGAAACGCATTAGAAGGATTAGGAGGAATAGGAGGAATAGGAAATATGTTAGGAATAAGCGGAGAAAATCACTCAGAACATGGAGAAAATCACTCAGAACATGGACAAAATGGAGAAGATGATGAAGAAGacgaagaaaaagaagatgatgatgatgaagaagaagaaaaagaaagagaaatggaaagagaaagagaaagagaaagagaagaaagaaaaagggaaagagaaagagaagaaagaaaaagggaaagagaaagaaaagaaagaaaaagggaaagagaaagagaaatggaaagagaaagagaaagaaaagaaagagaaagagaaatggaaaaagaaagagaaagagaaTTAGAAAGACAAAGAGAGGATgaagaaagagaaagagaaatggaaaaagaaagagaaagagaaTTAGAAAGACAAAGAGAAGATgaagaaagagaaagagaaatggaaaaagaaagacaaagagaagatgaagaaagagaaagagaaagagaaatggaaaaagaaagagaaagagaaTTAGAAAGACAAAGAGAAGATgaagaaagagaaagagaaatggaaaaagaaagacaaagagaagatgaagaaagagaaagagaaagagaaatggaaaaagaaagagaaagagaaTTAGAAAGACAAAGAGAACATgaagaaagagaaagagaaatggaaaaagaaagacaaagagaagatgaagaaagagaaagagaaatggaaaaagaaagaCAAAGAGAATTAGAAAGACAAAGAGAAGATgaagaaagagaaagagaaaTGCAAAGATTAAGAGAACAAGACGAACAAGAAGAAAGGGAAgcgaaagaaaaagaatattactattaa
- a CDS encoding hypothetical protein (Plasmodium exported protein) produces MLILYLYFQSTICGELCNNKCSQIYKSNVIFRRTLNSEIDISEEKYGKLKERIFNILDESDDAFAERLKGLEHDDLFRKRFKELIVRDISEQKLNHSLQHKKIQKHDAFNYEHNLKKKYHPLKHYNSAEKYKNVPKFSKTVNSQIEIDTFPKSSKKKRYAVKHPGIAEQLLRFTKNIKFFLHFCS; encoded by the coding sequence atgctGATTTTGTATCTTTATTTCCAGTCAACCATTTGTGGCGAATTATGTAATAACAAATGTAGCCAAATTTATAAATCAAACGTAATATTTAGAAGAACATTAAATAGTGAAATAGACATAtcagaagaaaaatatggaaagttgaaagaaagaatatttaatatattagacGAAAGTGATGATGCATTTGCAGAAAGACTAAAAGGATTAGAACATGATGACCTTTTTCGAAAACGatttaaagaattaattGTACGTGATATTTCTGAACAAAAACTTAATCATTCACTgcaacataaaaaaattcaaaaacaTGATGCATTCAATTAtgaacataatttaaaaaaaaaatatcatcccttaaaacattataatagtgctgaaaaatataaaaatgtaccaAAATTTTCAAAGACAGTAAACTCACAAATTGAAATAGATACATTCCCGAAGAGCTCAAAAAAGAAACGCTATGCTGTTAAACATCCAGGTATAGCTGAACAACTTTTACGATTtacaaaaaacataaaattctTTCTTCACTTTTGTTCATAG